A portion of the Bubalus kerabau isolate K-KA32 ecotype Philippines breed swamp buffalo chromosome 1, PCC_UOA_SB_1v2, whole genome shotgun sequence genome contains these proteins:
- the LOC129642178 gene encoding olfactory receptor 2T27, producing MEWSNYSMYADFVLLGLFSNTRFPWLLFALIVLVFVISVASNTMMIILIHLDSRLHTPMYFLLSQLSIMDILYISTIVPKMLVDQMVDQRAISFAGCTAQHFLYLTLAGAEFFLLGLMSYDRYVAICNPLRYPVLMNRKVCLLIVVAAWLGGSIDGFLLTPVTMQFPFCASREINHFFCEVPALLKLSCMDTSAYETAMYVCCILMLLIPFSVISASYTRILITVYRMNEVEGRKKAVATCSSHMVVVSLFYGAAMYTYVLPHSYHTPEQDKAVSAFYTILTPLLNPLIYSLRNKDVTGALQKVLGRCSSSGR from the coding sequence ATGGAGTGGAGCAATTATTCCATGTATGCTGACTTTGTCCTCTTGGGCTTGTTTAGCAACACACGTTTCCCCTGGCTTCTCTTTGCCCTTATCGTCCTGGTATTTGTCATCTCAGTAGCCAGCAACACAATGATGATCATTCTCATCCACCTGGACTCCCGCCTCCACACTCCCATGTACTTCCTGCTCAGCCAGCTTTCCATCATGGATATCTTGTACATTTCCACCATTGTGCCCAAGATGCTGGTTGACCAAATGGTAGACCAAAGGGCCATTTCCTTTGCAGGATGCACTGCCCAGCACTTTCTCTATTTGACCTTGGCAGGAGCTGAGTTCTTCCTTCTAGGACTCATGTCCTATGATCGCTATGTTGCCATCTGCAATCCTCTGCGCTATCCTGTGCTTATGAACCGCAAAGTCTGCTTGTTGATTGtggtggcagcctggctgggagggtCCATAGATGGCTTCTTACTTACACCAGTCACCATGCAGTTCCCTTTCTGTGCTTCTCGGGAAATAAATCACTTCTTCTGTGAGGTACCTGCTCTTCTGAAGCTCTCCTGTATGGATACATCAGCTTATGAGACAGCCATGTATGTCTGCTGCATCCTGATGCTCCTCATTCCTTTCTCTGTCATCTCAGCCTCTTATACAAGGATTCTCATTACTGTTTACAGAATGAATGAGGTGGAAGGGAGAAAAAAGGCAGTGGCCACTTGTTCCTCACACATGGTAGTTGTCAGTCTCTTTTATGGGGCTGCCATGTACACCTATGTGCTACCTCACTCTTACCATACTCCTGAGCAGGACAAGGCTGTGTCTGCCTTCTACACTATCCTTACTCCCTTGCTCAACCCACTTATTTACAGTCTCAGGAACAAAGACGTCACAGGGGCCCTACAGAAAGTTCTGGGAAGGTGCTCATCCTCAGGAAGGTAA
- the LOC129628360 gene encoding olfactory receptor 2T2 → METVLQNSTDFILLGLITHPTFPGFIFAVVFSIFLVALTANMVMILLIHTDSHLHTPMYFLLSQLSIMDTVYICITVPKMLQDLLSKEKTISFLGCALQIFLYLTLIGGEFFLLGLMAYDRYVAVCNPLRYPLLMNRRICLFMVVGSWVGGSLDGFMLTPFTMSFPYCGSREINHFFCEIPAVLKLSCIDTSLYQTLMYACCVLMLLIPISIISVSYIRILLTVHRMNSAEGRRKAFATCSSHIVVVIIFYGAAFYTNVLPQSYHTPEKDKVVSAFYTILTPMLNPLIYSLRNKDVVTALRRIQGRCTYSQKVRAGDVSKKY, encoded by the coding sequence ATGGAGACAGTTCTTCAAAATTCCACTGACTTCATCCTCTTGGGCCTCATCACACATCCCACATTCCCTGGGTTTATCTTTGCAGTGGTCTTCTCCATCTTTCTGGTGGCTCTTACAGCCAACATGGTCATGATTCTGCTCATTCACACAGACTCCCACCTCCACACGCCCATGTACTTCCTGCTTAGCCAACTGTCCATCATGGACACTGTCTACATCTGCATCACTGTCCCCAAGATGTTGCAAGATCTCTTGTCCAAGGAAAAGACCATCTCCTTCCTGGGCTGTGCACTTCAGATCTTCCTCTACCTGACCCTGATTGGAGGGGAGTTCTTCTTACTGGGTCTTATGGCCTATGACAGGTATGTGGCTGTGTGCAACCCTCTTCGATATCCTCTCCTCATGAACCGCAGGATTTGCTTGTTTATGGTGGTGGGTTCCTGGGTTGGTGGCTCCTTGGATGGGTTCATGCTGACTCCCTTTACTATGAGCTTCCCTTACTGTGGGTCCCGAGAGATCAATCACTTTTTCTGTGAGATCCCAGCAGTACTGAAGCTGTCTTGTATTGACACATCACTCTACCAGACCCTGATGTATGCCTGCTGTGTGCTGATGCTGCTCATCCCTATATCCATCATCTCTGTTTCCTACATACGCATCCTGCTCACAGTGCATCGGATGAACTCTGCTGAGGGCCGGCGCAAAGCCTTTGCTACCTGTTCATCCCATATTGTGGTGGTGATCATTTTCTATGGGGCAGCCTTCTACACCAATGTGCTGCCCCAATCATATCACACACCAGAGAAAGACAAGGTTGTATCTGCCTTCTACACCATACTCACTCCAATGCTCAACCCACTCATCTACAGCTTGAGAAATAAAGATGTGGTTACAGCTCTAAGGAGAATACAGGGGAGATGTACATACTCCCAGAAAGTCAGAGCAGGGGATGTGTCCAAGAAGTACTAG
- the LOC129631378 gene encoding olfactory receptor 2T11, whose translation MSMKNRTASSDFILLGLLVNSKATGIVFAVILAIFVVAVTANLVMIFLIHMDSHLHTPMYFLLSQLSIMDTLFICTTVPKLLVDMVSIQKTISFVACGIQIFLYLTMIGSEFFLLGLMAYDRYVAVCNPLRYPVLMNRRVCLLLAAGAWFGGSLDGFLLTPITMNVPYCGSRNIDHFFCEIPAVLKLACADTSLYETLMYICCVLMLLIPISIISTSYSLILLTVHRMRSAEGRKKAFTTCSSHLTVVSIFYGAAFYTYVLPKSFHTPEQDKVVSAFYTIVTPMLNPLIYSLRNKDVTGAFKKIFAQCLST comes from the coding sequence ATGTCAATGAAGAATAGAACTGCTTCCTCTGACTTTATCCTCCTGGGGCTTCTAGTAAACAGTAAAGCTACGGGGATTGTCTTCGCAGTTATTTTGGCTATTTTTGTGGTGGCTGTAACTGCAAATTTGGTCATGATATTCTTGATTCACATGgactcccacctccacacccccatgtactttctGCTCAGCCAACTGTCCATCATGGACACCCTTTTCATTTGTACTACTGTCCCAAAGCTCCTGGTGGACATGGTTTCCATACAGAAGACCATTTCCTTTGTGGCCTGTGGCATCCAGATCTTTCTGTACTTAACTATGATTGGATCAGAGTTCTTCCTGTTGGGCctcatggcctatgaccgctatgtggctgTCTGCAACCCTCTTAGGTACCCAGTGTTGATGAACCGCAGAGTGTGTCTCCTTCTGGCTGCTGGTGCCTGGTTTGGTGGATCACTGGATGGCTTTCTGCTCACCCCTATCACCATGAATGTCCCCTACTGTGGATCCCGCAACATCGATCATTTCTTCTGTGAGATCCCCGCTGTTCTCAAATTGGCCTGTGCTGATACATCCTTGTATGAAACCTTAATGTACATCTGCTGTGTGCTCATGTTGCTCATCCCCATCTCTATTATCTCAACCTCCTACTCACTCATTTTGTTAACTGTCCACCGCATGCGCTCTGCTGAGGGCCGGAAAAAGGCCTTTACAACTTGTTCTTCCCACTTGACTGTAGTCAGCATTTTCTATGGGGCTGCCTTCTATACTTATGTGCTGCCCAAGTCATTTCACACCCCTGAGCAAGACAAGGTAGTATCAGCCTTCTATACCATTGTCACACCCATGCTCAATCCTCTTATCTACAGCCTCAGAAACAAGGATGTCACGGGagcatttaaaaagatatttgcacAATGCTTATCCACATAG